The Planctomicrobium piriforme genome segment GTCTGACAAATCCGCGGCATCGGGGATGGAACGCTGCATGCGAAAGGCGAGCTCGTACTGTGCGATGTTGTTCTCGATCAACGGGTCGGCATTCGTCTCGGCAGAGATACGACCGAGATCGGCGAGTGCGTCGAGCAGATGTCGACGGTGTTCCGCAGGGAGGTCGCCTGGATTGCCGAGATAGAGTACTGGATCTTTGCCAGGCCGGAACTGCACTCCTTGATAGCGCGAGGGCAGAAAACCGTTGCCCCAGAGTCGGGACGCCAGGGGCTGGCCCCCTTTGTCTTTCGTCAGCATGACGACGAAGGCGGGCAGGTCGGCGTTTTCGGTTCCCAGTCCGTAATTGAGCCAGGCTCCGATGCTCGGACGACCGGGGAGCTGCGAGCCGGTTTGCAGGAACGTCACCGCCGGGCCGTGATTGATGGCGTCGGTATGGACGCTCTTGATGAAGCAGAGATCGTCCGCGACCTTGGCTGTGTGTGGAAGCAGTTCGCTGAGCCAGGCGCCGGAGTCTCCGTGCTGCTGAAATTTGAAAGGCGAGCCGACGAGCGACAGGCTCGACTGGTTGGCGCTCATGCCGGTGAGCCGCTGGCCGCCGCGGACCTCGTCGGGGAGCTCGCTGCCGTGCTTTTCGTTCAGCAGCGGCTTGTAGTCGAACAGGTCCATTTGTGATGGGCCGCCGGACTGAAACAGGTAAATCACCCGTTTCGCCTGGGCAGGAAAATGCGGCGGACCGGCGACGGCATCTTCATCGGCCAGACCTTGCTGACGCAGGATATCGATGAGGGCCATGCCGCCTAGTCCCATCCCGACCTGATTCAGGAAGTCGCGACGGGAATGAGTTGCTTGATAGTGCTGGCAGTGATGTTTCATGTTTCACACCTGAAGTCCGGACGCGACGGGCTCATCTTCGAAAAACACATTCGTCGAAGTTCAACAGCATGTTGGCGACGCCGGAGAGTGCTGCGAGTGAAGCCTGATCGAGTTTCTCATCGCGGGGATGGTCGCCGACGCTCAGGAAGGCGACGGCTTGATCCGGGTGAGCCTGAAAGTCGGCCAGATGTTCGTCGTACAGACGCTTGAGGATGGCGAGTTCCTGATCGGTCGGTCGACGGCTGGTGGTCCAGCGGAACAGGTCAATGAGCGACGCCTGCGGGTCGTCGGGATGAGTCTTCAGCACCCGTTCCGCGAGCATCCGCGCTGCTTCGACAAACTGCGGGCCATTGAGGAGGACCAGCGGTTGCAGCGGGGAAAGGGTTCGTTCGCGGCGCACCTGACAGACGTCCCGTTTGGCGGCATCGAGCGCCATCATGACGGGAGCAGGACCGGTGCGGCTCCAGAATGTATAAAGACTCCGTCGATAGAGACCTTCGCCGGTATCGCGAGGGAGTGGTTTGAAGGCCACTTCCACTTCGTAGGGTTTGGCAGGGGGGCCGCCGATTTTGTCGACGAGCAGACCGCTGGCGGCAAGCGCGTTATCACGCAGCATCTCGGCGGTGAGACGGTAGCTGGCCGCTCGGGTGAGCCAGCGGTTGGCGGGGTCGGCGGCTTCTTTCTCAGGCGAGACGATCGCGGACTGGCAATATGTGTCCGACATCACCATCTGTTTCAAGAGCCATTTCACGCTCCAGCCTGCCTCCATCCATCGACGCGACAGGGTGTCGAGCAGTTCGGGATGCGACGGCCATTCCCCCTGATTACCGAGGTCTTCGGTGGTGCGAACCAGGCCGGACCCGAACAGCATCTGCCAGTACCGGTTGACGGCGACTCGGGCGGTGAGCGGGTGGTCGGGAGAGGTCAGCCAGCGGGCGAAGCCAAGCCGGTTCTGCGGCGCATCCTTGGGGAGATCTGGAAAGACGGCAGGCGTGCCTGCGAAAACTTCTTCTGCTCGGGCGAAGTAGTCGCCCCGTTCGAGCCGGTATGCCTGTTTGGGGGACGGCATGTCGTGCATGACCATGATTTCGGGAATCGACTCGATCATCTCTGATTCTGCGCGGCGGGCGTCGCGCAGTGCGGAGAGACGATTCTGATATTCCGCGGACTGTGTCTTCAGGAAGTATTCGAAGAGCAGGTCTGGTTCGTTGGACTTCGGTGCCAGCGAGAGACTCTGAATTTCTATTGGAGTCAGTTCACGAGCGAAGACACGGAACTCATCGACCAGTCCATGCGTGAAGCCGTGGTCGCGGAACCGTTCCCCGATGGCGATGTTGTCTCCCCCGCCGCCGGTGATGTCTTTGGTGAGCTGGTCGCGGACGATCTCCACGTCTGCTGGCTGCCCATTGATGAAGATCTGCAGGCCGCTGGCCCGACTGGAACCATCGTATGTGACGGCGACGTGCTGCCAGGCGTTGAGCGGGAAGTCGGTTTTCGTGCGGACTCGCAACGAGTTGCCTGGATCGAAGTGAATGAGGGCAGCGCTGAGTTTTCCGTCTTCGATGAGCAGTTCGTAACCCCGGCTGCCAGCGTCAGTCCAGGCTCGAGAGCGATGAAAGACGACGGCCCGTTCCTTGTGATTCGGCGCGTTCATCCACAGTGAGACAGAAAACGGTTCGTAGCAATGAAAGTTCCCGACTTCCGTATTGATGGCATCGTCGCCGGTCAGCGAGGACGCTGTGCCCACTTTGCCAGGCACGGTTTGATTCGGGGCCGCAACCTGATCGAACGGCAGATGTGCGATCTGGCCGGGGAGTGCCTCGGGTAGAGCGGTGAACTCTTTGCGCCAGTCTTCGAAAGCAGCTTGCTGTTCGTTGCGACAGGCAACGAGTGCCTGTTCGCGTTTTTCAATCTCGTCGCGGGCTGCTTTTAACTTTTGCTCGGACTGCGGGTCCGTCAGTAGCAGAGTGGGAGTCGGGATGGCAGGAGTGAAATAGGAGTACAGACCGGACTCGTCGATGTCGTCGAAGAAGGCAAACAGCTCGAAGTATTCTTTCTGCGACAAAGGATCGTACTTGTGGTCATGGCAGCGGCAGCATTCGAGCGTCATCCCGAGCATCGCGGTGGAGACGGTCTGAATGCGATCGGCGACGTAGCCGACGCGGTACTCTTCAGGAATGCTTCCCCCTTCGGCTTCCTGCGGGTGCAGACGACAGAATGTCGTCGCGAGAATTTCTTCCTGGGTGGCATTCGGCAACAGGTCGCCGGCCAGTTGCTGCGTGATGAACTGGTCGTACGGAAGATCGCGGTTGAAGGCGCGAATCACCCAATCGCGCCAGGGCCAGACGAAGCGGTCGCGGTCGACCTGAAAGCCATAGGTGTCGCTGTATCGGGCGACATCGAGCCATTCAGCCGCCATCCGTTCGCCGAAGCGGTCGGACGCCAACAAGCGGTCCACCACTTTTTCGTATGCCTGCGGCGAGGCGTCGTTGAGGAAGGCGTCGATTTCTTCCAATGTCGGCGGGAGGCCGGTGAGGTCGAAGGTCACGCGGCGAATCAATTG includes the following:
- a CDS encoding DUF1501 domain-containing protein produces the protein MKHHCQHYQATHSRRDFLNQVGMGLGGMALIDILRQQGLADEDAVAGPPHFPAQAKRVIYLFQSGGPSQMDLFDYKPLLNEKHGSELPDEVRGGQRLTGMSANQSSLSLVGSPFKFQQHGDSGAWLSELLPHTAKVADDLCFIKSVHTDAINHGPAVTFLQTGSQLPGRPSIGAWLNYGLGTENADLPAFVVMLTKDKGGQPLASRLWGNGFLPSRYQGVQFRPGKDPVLYLGNPGDLPAEHRRHLLDALADLGRISAETNADPLIENNIAQYELAFRMQRSIPDAADLSDETQQTFDLYGEDAKTPGTYAANCLLARRLAERGVRFIQLYHQDWDHHGGLPGGIRKECQQTDQASAALITDLKQRGMLDDTLVIWGGEFGRTNYCQGKLVANNFGRDHHPRCFTVWMAGGGVKPGLTFGETDPYCYNIADKPVHVHDLQATILALLGIDHERLTYKFQGRRFRLTDVHGHVVKEIIG
- a CDS encoding DUF1553 domain-containing protein, with the protein product MLWWRNIASAVSRRRVLAICLFAGLAAVSLPAAEPAASKTKHVEYNRDIRPILADKCFVCHGPDKGNRQAELRLDTPEGAFAALASDASLKGILPGDPAHSAVYQRITSTDDAERMPPPDSNLQLTAQQVDLMRQWITQGAAYQPHWAFLAPRKSNPPTTTGQPWGRNDIDPFVLARMREHGLEPNPPASREQLIRRVTFDLTGLPPTLEEIDAFLNDASPQAYEKVVDRLLASDRFGERMAAEWLDVARYSDTYGFQVDRDRFVWPWRDWVIRAFNRDLPYDQFITQQLAGDLLPNATQEEILATTFCRLHPQEAEGGSIPEEYRVGYVADRIQTVSTAMLGMTLECCRCHDHKYDPLSQKEYFELFAFFDDIDESGLYSYFTPAIPTPTLLLTDPQSEQKLKAARDEIEKREQALVACRNEQQAAFEDWRKEFTALPEALPGQIAHLPFDQVAAPNQTVPGKVGTASSLTGDDAINTEVGNFHCYEPFSVSLWMNAPNHKERAVVFHRSRAWTDAGSRGYELLIEDGKLSAALIHFDPGNSLRVRTKTDFPLNAWQHVAVTYDGSSRASGLQIFINGQPADVEIVRDQLTKDITGGGGDNIAIGERFRDHGFTHGLVDEFRVFARELTPIEIQSLSLAPKSNEPDLLFEYFLKTQSAEYQNRLSALRDARRAESEMIESIPEIMVMHDMPSPKQAYRLERGDYFARAEEVFAGTPAVFPDLPKDAPQNRLGFARWLTSPDHPLTARVAVNRYWQMLFGSGLVRTTEDLGNQGEWPSHPELLDTLSRRWMEAGWSVKWLLKQMVMSDTYCQSAIVSPEKEAADPANRWLTRAASYRLTAEMLRDNALAASGLLVDKIGGPPAKPYEVEVAFKPLPRDTGEGLYRRSLYTFWSRTGPAPVMMALDAAKRDVCQVRRERTLSPLQPLVLLNGPQFVEAARMLAERVLKTHPDDPQASLIDLFRWTTSRRPTDQELAILKRLYDEHLADFQAHPDQAVAFLSVGDHPRDEKLDQASLAALSGVANMLLNFDECVFRR